One part of the Dysidea avara chromosome 10, odDysAvar1.4, whole genome shotgun sequence genome encodes these proteins:
- the LOC136236297 gene encoding balbiani ring protein 3-like — MMGGTSMQLAFIATSTLLMILVTVSNAKDLEEIKRCYSIQQSCHFPKFFTPKTCKCTCLPRYCPPQWVQDPATCRCNCKKTCPNGYTLEPKKCQCDCSRKCPSGFSLDKKKCQCTCSRKCPYGYSLDGKTCQCVCSRKCPDGYSLYSKRCRCFCSRKCPDGFSLNSKKCQCFCSRKCPNGFSLNSKKCQCFCSRKCPDGYSLNSKKCQCFCSRKCPDGYSLDSKKCQCFCSRKCPGGYSLDSKKCQCFCSRKCPDGYSLDSKKCQCFCSRKCPDGYSLDSKKCQCFCSRKCPDGYSLDSKKCQCFCSRKCPDGYSLDSKKCQCFCSRKCPDGYSLDSKKCQCFCSRKCPDGYSLDSKKCQCFCSRKCPYGYSLDSKKCQCFCSRKCPYGYYLDSKKCQCFCSRKCPDGYSLDSKKCQCFCSRTCPEGYSLDHKSCQCFCSRKCPNGYSLDANKCQCFCSRKCLYGYTLNSKLCQCFCSKKCSNGYSLNRKTCQCVCYEKCSDGYSLDYRTCQCFCSRKCPDGYSLDTKKCQCTCSRKCPDGYSLDPKNCQCFCSRTCPEGYSLDRKSCQCFCSRKCPDGYSINYKTCQCVCSRKCAYGYSLDSTRCQCSCSKKCQQGYTLDLNRCDCYCLRSCPPGYKLDTHHCTCVSATGTCGETLSYEKCLQTSCTRTQIKCWWDNVRGCQCPCCIPYNSITSDASCGGYMNPYQCETDGCYWDC; from the exons ATGATGGGAGGTACATCTATGCAACTGGCATTTATAGCCACATCTACATTGCTGATGATTCTTGTTACA GTTAGCAATGCAAAAGATTTGGAAGAAATCAAAAGATGCTACAGTATACAACAGTCTTGCCACTTCCCAAAATTCTTCACCCCCAAAACTTGCAAGTGTACATGCCTTCCTCGCTACTGCCCACCCCAATGGGTACAAGATCCTGCTACTTGCAGGTGCAATTGCAAGAAAACCTGTCCAAATGGATACACCCTTGAGCCAAAAAAGTGTCAATGTGATTGCTCTAGAAAATGTCCAAGTGGATTTTCTCTAGATAAGAAAAAGTGTCAATGTACTTGCTCCAGAAAATGTCCATATGGATATTCACTTGATGGGAAAACATGCCAATGTGTGTGCTCTAGAAAGTGTCCAGATGGTTACTCCTTGTATTCTAAAAGATGTCGTTGTTTCTGTTCTCGAAAGTGCCCGGATGGATTTTCTTTAAATTCTAAAAAGTGCCAGTGTTTCTGCTCTCGAAAGTGCCCGAATGGATTTTCTTTAAATTCTAAAAAGTGCCAGTGTTTCTGCTCTCGAAAGTGCCCGGATGGATATTCTTTAAATTCTAAAAAGTGCCAGTGTTTCTGCTCTCGAAAGTGCCCGGATGGATATTCTTTGGATTCTAAAAAATGCCAGTGTTTCTGCTCTCGAAAGTGCCCAGGTGGATATTCTTTGGATTCTAAAAAGTGCCAGTGTTTCTGCTCTCGAAAGTGCCCGGATGGATATTCTTTGGATTCTAAAAAGTGCCAGTGTTTCTGCTCTCGAAAGTGCCCGGATGGATATTCTTTGGATTCTAAAAAGTGCCAGTGTTTCTGCTCTCGAAAGTGCCCGGATGGATATTCTCTGGATTCTAAAAAGTGCCAGTGTTTCTGCTCTCGAAAGTGCCCGGATGGATATTCTTTGGATTCCAAAAAGTGCCAGTGTTTCTGCTCTCGAAAGTGCCCAGATGGATATTCTCTGGATTCTAAAAAGTGCCAGTGTTTCTGCTCTCGAAAGTGCCCGGATGGATATTCTTTGGATTCTAAAAAGTGCCAGTGTTTCTGCTCTCGAAAGTGTCCATATGGATATTCTTTGGATTCTAAAAAGTGCCAGTGTTTCTGCTCTCGAAAGTGTCCATATGGATATTATTTGGATTCTAAAAAGTGCCAGTGTTTCTGCTCTCGAAAGTGCCCAGATGGATATTCTCTGGATTCTAAAAAGTGTCAATGTTTCTGTTCCAGAACATGCCCAGAGGGCTATTCCCTGGATCATAAATCATGTCAGTGCTTTTGCTCTAGAAAGTGTCCAAACGGATATTCCCTTGATGCTAACAAATGTCAGTGTTTCTGCTCTAGAAAATGTCTATATGGATATACTCTCAATTCAAAACTGTGTCAATGCTTCTGCTCAAAAAAATGCTCCAATGGATATTCCCTTAATCGCAAAACATGCCAATGTGTTTGCTATGAAAAGTGTTCAGATGGCTACTCCTTAGATTATAGAACATGTCAATGCTTCTGCTCTAGAAAGTGCCCAGATGGGTATTCTCTGGATACTAAGAAATGCCAGTGTACTTGCTCCAGAAAATGTCCAGACGGATATTCACTAGACCCTAAAAACTGTCAATGCTTCTGTTCCAGAACATGCCCAGAGGGGTATTCCCTGGATCGTAAATCATGTCAGTGCTTTTGCTCCAGAAAGTGTCCAGATGGGTACTCTATCAACTACAAAACATGTCAGTGTGTTTGTTCAAGAAAATGTGCATACGGATATTCTCTGGATAGCACAAGATGTCAGTGTAGCTGTTCTAAAAAATGTCAACAGGGTTACACCTTAGATCTGAATCGGTGTGACTGTTATTGTCTAAGATCATGTCCACCTGGATATAAACTTGACACCCatcattgtacatgtgttagtGCAACTGGCACATGTGGAGAAACTTTATCTTATGAGAAGTGTCTACAAACATCATGTACCAGAACACAAATCAAATGTTG GTGGGATAATGTGAGAGGCTGCCAGTGTCCTTGTTGTATACCATATAATTCTATTACAAGTGATGCTTCGTGTGGCGGTTACATGAATCCTTATCAGTGTGAAACAGATGGATGCTACTGGGACTGTTAA
- the LOC136237298 gene encoding balbiani ring protein 3-like, translated as MMCLAKMRATLLGVLLIFLYIIVTDGKIAGEAGRCYYRTCRAPLRFDRWKCKCVCPYLPCRDGKVLDETQCKCVCPKKTCPNNYWYDPWKCNCQCKTQECSPPKVFDKTTCSCRCPNRVCPEGRKLNPWNCNCECVHNKCVRPKVLDEKQCKCVCPKKTCHDNYWLDPWTCDCQCKTQKCSPHKIFDKGTCSCRCPNSACPQGKKQNPWNCKCECVNNKCAAPKVFNPITCSCNCPYISCPPGKVLNQQTCHCECPKHLRCPANKIVDDDTCKCVCPPKVCLPNKILNENSCNCECSEIKKCIYPFSFNPNTCQCTCSHSGKCKEPYKFDPLSCSCKCPSNKRCPEVQWFNPNTCKCECRDKPACRYGQKYNDYSCKCECPYVYCSPAQVLNPYNCQCDCPQTKKCPPFQRLNKDNCNCECIDKPKCNQLQTFNLKTCKCECIKKPTCSRAQYYDESTCNCACPHPLQCSHPQVFNKATCKCECPHQLKCLQPQVFNADTCKCECPYIPKCLYPQKFNEKTCKCECLHKDKCSTDQTYNEKTCYCECNKKLTCTPAQVWNSKTCRCECRAAPKCKVAQGFNKDTCKCVCPYPLRCSPGQKFDEETCQCRCLHQPRCRNDQKFNPQTCKCECINKPRCSYSKYFNEGNCKCECPYTAKCQYPQVVNGESCKCECPHSIKCPVNRILNEKTCTCECPTKPYCSSEQKYNENTCACECSVSDGYCRYPKVFNKEKCSCQCPTTYSECSTRQYYNADKCKCECSKESIRCHLPQRVNLKTCQCECPNLHLVKCGPHQIFDPKICRCVCKPIACKSPYIFNSEKCQCECPHTSCRTSQVFNLDTCQCECPTTLECSGNRVFNKRTCRCECPVIKQCPYGKVFDDNNCECGCPPVWCTDKQVFNPTSCQCECPNQKECKGSQYFNSALCECQCPKRLICADKKVFNPDTCSCECPRQPICRYPYVFSETECDCVCSIVKCPTRKVLDKDSCSCVCDHVKTCEPNQFFNESTCQCECPRKVCTSAQEINKWTCNCDCKYVKRCTQPQVLNPDKCVCECPSTTSCSANKVQDPWKCTCKCKETKQCKSDETFDNDKCQCVCRTQKCPDGKILDRDKCECRCPNVIDCPAPKMFDHKTCACKCPKKLWCPANQFFDKDTTCTCKCLKTEQCTEPYTFSTTNCECQCPHTKYCPQPQYFDANTCQCKCSSRRNCEPGHVYNQNSCECECPNKKACKEGQEFNPWKCQCECVHKKTCSGKQTFNKDTCKCECPHGSQCSSNKFFNDRTCQCECNHIPWCDHPLVFNEDTCSCECLFDVSCPGNQKFNAYKCQCECPNEQECSEIHVFDDELCACKCPRALACPASQEFNPDTCKCECPRLRCPPNQVLNKYRCLCECPKRQLCYDAQRFNELTCACECPRHLKCPAGQFFNNDTCQCECLKKPHCYKPQVFNEDTCECQCPPTSCPQNSEFDPHTCTCKCIGELYCSPNYVFDYKTCSCECAVLPQHCVLPQVYNSKLCNCECPYTLKCTYPHEFDQKICKCSCPEKKQCNGYNEYFNQDTCQCECGTRFQCQGAQRFDEDSCTCKCQGISTCPPGKYLNEHTCKCECLYKTACEPGQIFDEENCKCDCPSDITCKDNQVLDPWSCQCNCKDKPHCDGPQIFDKDSCSCNCPHIPSCSDNQYFNPTTCQCECKYKPDCTAYQIFDQNSCSCKCPDIKCSSGKLVNPYTCKCECYDYKYCIPPQVFNNDTCECGCPTVSVCGTSKIWNNDQCQCVCNTGPNSCEYPLYLDSDTCRCKCGLECPAGYDLDPFTCTCKGFLCERILNKQQCRSSRCRENPEIYCSYSANLGCFCPCCEVKGHVSHITDAEKCWNYSSGGKDLCIDSYFGGGDDCYYRC; from the exons ATGATGTGCCTAGCAAAGATGAGAGCAACGTTGCTTGGAGTTCTCCTGATTTTCTTGTACATTAta GTAACAGATGGCAAGATAGCAGGTGAAGCCGGACGTTGCTACTACAGAACATGCAGGGCACCACTTCGATTTGACCGCTGgaaatgcaaatgtgtatgtCCTTACTTACCATGCAGGGATGGAAAGGTGTTGGATGAAACACAGTGCAAGTGTGTCTGCCCAAAGAAGACATGCCCTAATAACTACTGGTATGACCCATGGAAATGTAACTGCCAATGCAAAACACAAGAATGCAGTCCTCCTAAGGTATTTGACAAAACTACATGTTCCTGCAGATGTCCAAACCGTGTGTGTCCAGAGGGAAGAAAACTAAACCCTTGGAACTGCAACTGTGAATGTGTACATAACAAATGTGTTCGACCAAAAGTGCTGGATGAAAAACAGTGTAAATGTGTCTGCCCAAAGAAAACATGTCACGATAACTACTGGCTTGATCCATGGACATGTGATTGTCAGTGCAAAACACAGAAATGCAGTCCTCATAAGATATTTGACAAAGGCACTTGTTCCTGCAGATGTCCAAACAGTGCATGCCCTCAGGGAAAAAAGCAAAACCCATGGAACTGCAAATGTGAATGTGTTAACAATAAATGTGCTGCACCTAAAGTCTTCAATCCAATTACCTGCTCCTGTAATTGTCCCTACATTTCTTGTCCACCAGGGAAAGTTCTTAACCAACAAACTTGTCACTGTGAATGTCCCAAGCACCTTAGATGTCCAGCTAACAAGATAGTTGATGATGACACATGTAAATGTGTGTGTCCACCAAAGGTGTGCCTTCCTAACAAAATACTTAATGAAAACTCTTGCAATTGTGAGTGTTCTGAAATCAAGAAATGTATTTATCCGTTTTCATTCAACCCTAATACATGTCAGTGCACTTGCTCCCATAGTGGGAAATGTAAGGAGCCTTACAAGTTTGATCCTCTCTCTTGTTCCTGCAAATGCCCAAGTAACAAGAGATGCCCTGAAGTACAATGGTTTAATCCAAACACGTGCAAGTGTGAATGTCGAGACAAGCCAGCCTGCCGTTATGGCCAGAAGTACAACGACTACTCCTGCAAATGTGAGTGTCCATACGTGTACTGTAGTCCAGCTCAGGTACTGAATCCTTACAACTGTCAATGTGACTGTCCACAAACCAAGAAGTGTCCACCATTCCAACGCTTGAATAAAGATAATTGCAACTGTGAATGTATTGATAAGCCAAAATGTAATCAACTACAGACCTTTAATCTGAAGACTTGCAAATGCGAATGCATCAAAAAGCCTACTTGCAGCAGAGCTCAGTATTACGATGAAAGTACGTGCAATTGTGCATGCCCACATCCACTACAGTGTTCACATCCTCAAGTGTTCAACAAGGCAACTTGCAAATGTGAATGCCCACATCAGCTGAAATGTTTGCAGCCTCAAGTGTTCAATGCAGATACTTGCAAATGTGAATGTCCATACATCCCAAAATGTCTTtatccacaaaaatttaatgaaaaGACTTGCAAATGTGAATGTCTGCACAAAGACAAGTGCTCCACTGATCAAACGTATAACGAAAAGACCTGTTATTGTGAGTGTAATAAAAAGTTGACCTGCACTCCAGCTCAAGTTTGGAATTCCAAAACATGCCGATGTGAGTGTCGTGCTGCACCTAAATGTAAAGTGGCTCAAGGATTCAACAAAGACACATGTAAGTGTGTGTGCCCATATCCTCTTAGATGTTCTCCAGGACAGAAATTTGATGAAGAAACCTGTCAGTGCAGATGTTTACACCAACCAAGATGTAGAAATGATCAGAAATTCAATCCACAGACTTGTAAATGTGAATGCATCAACAAGCCAAGATGTAGCTACTCTAAATACTTTAATGAAGGAAACTGCAAATGTGAGTGTCCGTACACAGCCAAATGTCAGTATCCACAGGTTGTGAATGGAGAGAGTTGTAAGTGTGAGTGTCCACACTCAATTAAATGTCCTGTTAACCGTATACTTAATGAGAAGACTTGCACTTGTGAATGTCCTACTAAACCATACTGCAGCTCAGAGCAGAAATACAATGAAAACACTTGTGCATGTGAATGCTCCGTCTCAGATGGCTACTGTAGATATCCTAAAGTATTCAACAAAGAGAAGTGTAGTTGTCAGTGTCCCACCACATACTCAGAATGTTCCACTAGACAGTACTACAATGCTGATAAATGCAAATGTGAATGCTCTAAAGAGTCGATACGGTGTCATTTGCCACAAAGAGTTAATCTAAAAACTTGCCAGTGTGAATGTCCAAATCTGCACTTGGTCAAATGTGGTCCTCATCAAATATTTGATCCTAAAATTTGCCGGTGTGTTTGCAAACCCATTGCTTGTAAATCACCTTATATATTTAACTCAGAAAAATGCCAGTGTGAATGTCCCCATACCAGCTGCAGAACATCTCAAGTTTTCAATCTTGATACCTGCCAATGTGAGTGTCCAACAACACTGGAATGCTCTGGGAACAGAGTATTTAATAAAAGAACCTGTCGGTGTGAATGTCCTGTAATTAAACAGTGTCCATATGGCAAAGTGTTTGATGATAACAACTGTGAATGTGGGTGTCCACCAGTGTGGTGTACTGACAAGCAAGTATTCAACCCGACTTCATGTCAATGCGAATGCCCTAACCAAAAAGAGTGTAAAGGCTCTCAATACTTCAATTCTGCATTGTGTGAATGTCAGTGTCCTAAAAGATTAATATGTGCAGACAAGAAGGTCTTCAATCCAGACACTTGCTCTTGTGAATGTCCACGACAGCCAATTTGCAGATATCCTTATGTTTTCAGCGAGACAGAATGTGACTGTGTATGCAGCATTGTTAAATGTCCAACCAGAAAGGTCTTAGACAAAGATTCTTGCTCATGTGTCTGTGATCATGTGAAAACTTGCGAACCAAATCAGTTTTTCAATGAGTCTACATGTCAGTGTGAATGCCCACGTAAAGTGTGTACATCAGCCCAAGAAATAAACAAGTGGACATGCAATTGCGACTGCAAGTACGTCAAACGTTGCACACAACCACAAGTACTAAACCCTGACAAGTGTGTCTGCGAATGTCCTAGCACCACGTCTTGTTCTGCCAACAAAGTACAAGACCCTTGGAAGTGTACTTGCAAATGTAAAGAAACTAAACAATGTAAGTCAGATGAGACTTTTGACAATGATAAATGCCAGTGTGTTTGCCGCACACAAAAATGTCCAGATGGTAAAATCTTAGATCGGGACAAGTGTGAATGCCGCTGTCCAAATGTGATTGACTGCCCTGCACCGAAAATGTTTGACCACAAGACTTGTGCATGTAAATGTCCCAAGAAATTATGGTGCCCAGCAAATCAGTTCTTTGACAAAGACACTACTTGCACTTGTAAATGCTTAAAGACAGAGCAGTGCACTGAACCTTACACTTTTAGTACAACTAATTGTGAATGCCAATGTCCACACACCAAGTACTGTCCACAGCCACAATATTTTGATGCAAACACTTGTCAATGCAAATGCAGCAGCAGAAGAAATTGTGAACCAGGACATGTATATAATCAAAACTCTTGCGAATGTGAATGCCCTAACAAGAAAGCATGTAAGGAAGGACAAGAATTCAATCCATGGAAATGCCAATGTGAATGTGTGCACAAGAAAACATGTTCAGGGAAACAGACATTTAATAAAGACACTTGCAAATGTGAATGCCCACATGGTAGCCAATGTTCATCAAATAAATTCTTCAATGATCGTACCTGCCAGTGTGAATGTAACCATATTCCTTGGTGTGATCATCCACTTGTATTTAATGAAGACACTTGCAGCTGTGAGTGTTTGTTCGATGTTAGCTGTCCAGGAAATCAAAAATTTAATGCCTACAAGTGTCAATGTGAGTGTCCAAATGAGCAAGAATGTTCAGAGATACATGTGTTTGATGACGAATTATGTGCTTGCAAATGCCCACGTGCTCTTGCATGCCCAGCATCTCAAGAATTTAATCCAGATACTTGCAAATGTGAATGTCCACGCCTAAGATGTCCTCCAAACCAGGTACTCAACAAATATAGATGTTTATGTGAATGTCCAAAACGTCAACTGTGCTATGATGCACAAAGATTTAACGAATTAACTTGTGCTTGCGAGTGTCCCAGACACTTGAAGTGTCCAGCAGGACAATTTTTCAACAATGATACATGCCAATGTGAATGTCTAAAAAAGCCTCACTGTTACAAACCACAAGTTTTCAATGAAGATACTTGCGAGTGTCAGTGTCCACCAACATCTTGTCCACAGAACTCCGAGTTTGATCCACACACTTGTACATGTAAGTGTATTGGGGAATTATACTGCTCTCCCAATTATGTATTTGACTACAAAACTTGTTCATGTGAATGTGCTGTACTACCTCAACACTGCGTACTGCCTCAAGTTTACAATTCTAAGTTGTGTAATTGTGAATGTCCTTACACTTTGAAATGTACTTACCCTCATGAATTTGATCAAAAGATATGCAAGTGTTCTTGTCCTGAAAAGAAACAATGCAATGGGTACAATGAATACTTCAATCAAGATACTTGTCAGTGTGAGTGCGGTACCAGGTTCCAATGTCAAGGAGCTCAGAGATTTGATGAAGATTCATGCACATGTAAATGTCAAGGAATATCCACTTGTCCACCTGGAAAATATTTAAATGAACACACGTGCAAGTGTGAGTGCCTGTACAAAACTGCTTGTGAGCCTGGTCAGATCTTTGATGAAGAAAATTGCAAATGTGACTGCCCGTCAGATATAACATGCAAAGATAATCAAGTCTTAGATCCATGGAGTTGTCAGTGCAATTGTAAAGATAAGCCTCATTGTGATGGACCACAAATATTTGACAAAGACTCCTGCTCATGCAATTGCCCTCACATACCATCTTGTTCAGATAACCAATACTTTAATCCTACAACATGTCAGTGTGAGTGCAAGTACAAACCTGACTGTACAGCATATCAAATATTTGACCAAAACTCTTGTAGCTGCAAGTGTCCAGATATTAAGTGTTCATCTGGAAAGCTGGTTAATCCTTACACTTGCAAGTGTGAGTGTTACGATTACAAATATTGCATTCCTCCACAAGTTTTCAACAACGACACTTGTGAGTGTGGATGTCCTACTGTTAGTGTTTGTGGAACATCAAAAATATGGAACAACGATCAATGCCAGTGTGTCTGTAACACAGGCCCTAATTCATGTGAGTATCCACTTTACTTGGACAGTGACACATGTCGATGTAAATGTGGCTTGGAATGTCCAGCTGGTTATGATCTGGATCCATTTACTTGTACTTGCAAAGGATTTTTGTGTGAACGAATACTGAATAAACAACAGTGTCGTTCATCACGTTGTAGAGAAAATCCCGAAATATACTGCAG CTATTCTGCAAACTTGGGATGCTTTTGTCCATGCTGTGAAGTAAAAGGACATGTTTCACACATCACAGATGCTGAGAAATGCTGGAACTATTCATCTGGTGGTAAAGACTTGTGTATTGATTCATATTTTGGCGGAGGTGATGACTGCTACTACCGATGTTAG